In Massilistercora timonensis, the following are encoded in one genomic region:
- a CDS encoding DNA gyrase subunit B, protein MAKKNTYDADSIAILEGLEAVRKRPGMYIGSVSTKGLNHLIYEIVDNSVDEHLAGSCSEIHVTLEADGSATVSDNGRGVPVDLHAKGVSAERVVYTTLHAGGKFDDSVYKTSGGLHGVGSSVVNALSAYMDVEISRDGYIHHDRYERGVPVVELENGLLPRIGKTKKTGTKINFLPDDTIFEKTRFRAEEVKSRMHETAYLNPELTIIFEDLRGEEKEKIVYREPEGILGFIRDLNSKKEAVHEPVYFKGESEGVEVEVVFQYVNEFHENVLGFCNNIYNGEGGTHLTGFKTTFTTVINQYARELGILKEKDANFTGADVRNGMTAIVSIKHPDPRFEGQTKTKLDNPDAARAVSKVAGDEIVRYFDRNLETLKKVIGCAEKAAKIRKTEEKAKTNLLTKQKYSFDSNGKLANCESRDPSRCEIFIVEGDSAGGSAKTARDRMYQAILPIRGKILNVEKASIDKILANAEIKTMINAFGCGFSEGYGNDFDISKLRYDKIIIMADADVDGAHISTLLLTLFYRFMPELIYEGHVYIAMPPLYKAMPKKGEEEYLYDDQALERYRKIHDGPFTLQRYKGLGEMDAQQLWETTLNPETRVLKLVEIEDARMASSVTEMLMGTEVPPRRTFIYENALEAQLDV, encoded by the coding sequence ATGGCGAAGAAGAATACATATGATGCGGACAGCATTGCAATACTGGAAGGACTGGAGGCGGTGCGCAAGCGGCCGGGCATGTATATCGGCAGCGTGTCCACCAAGGGCCTGAACCATCTGATCTATGAGATCGTGGACAATTCCGTGGATGAGCATCTGGCAGGATCCTGCAGCGAGATCCATGTGACCCTGGAGGCGGACGGATCTGCTACCGTATCCGACAATGGACGTGGCGTGCCGGTGGACCTGCACGCCAAAGGAGTTTCTGCGGAGCGGGTGGTTTATACCACCCTCCATGCGGGAGGAAAATTTGATGATTCTGTCTACAAGACCAGCGGCGGTCTCCACGGAGTGGGATCCTCGGTGGTCAACGCGCTGTCTGCCTATATGGATGTGGAGATAAGCCGGGACGGGTATATCCATCACGACCGGTATGAACGGGGTGTTCCGGTGGTGGAACTGGAGAACGGGCTTCTGCCCAGGATCGGCAAGACCAAGAAGACCGGGACGAAGATCAATTTTCTGCCGGATGACACCATTTTCGAAAAGACCCGGTTCCGGGCGGAGGAAGTAAAAAGCCGGATGCACGAGACTGCTTATCTGAATCCGGAGCTTACCATTATCTTCGAGGACCTGCGGGGCGAGGAGAAGGAGAAGATCGTCTATCGTGAGCCGGAAGGGATCCTGGGCTTTATCCGGGATCTGAACTCCAAGAAGGAAGCCGTCCACGAGCCGGTTTATTTTAAGGGGGAATCAGAAGGCGTTGAAGTGGAAGTGGTATTCCAGTACGTCAACGAGTTCCATGAAAATGTACTGGGCTTTTGCAATAACATTTACAATGGAGAAGGAGGCACCCATCTCACCGGGTTTAAGACCACTTTTACCACGGTGATCAATCAGTATGCCAGGGAACTTGGGATCCTGAAGGAAAAAGACGCCAACTTCACCGGCGCGGACGTGCGGAACGGCATGACCGCCATTGTGTCTATCAAACATCCGGATCCCCGGTTTGAGGGCCAGACCAAGACCAAACTGGACAACCCGGACGCGGCCCGGGCGGTGAGCAAAGTGGCAGGGGACGAGATCGTGCGGTATTTCGACCGGAACCTGGAGACCCTGAAAAAAGTGATCGGCTGCGCGGAGAAGGCGGCTAAGATCCGCAAGACCGAGGAGAAGGCCAAGACCAATCTTCTGACCAAACAGAAATATTCTTTTGACAGCAACGGCAAGCTTGCCAACTGTGAGAGCCGGGATCCTTCCAGGTGCGAGATCTTCATCGTGGAGGGAGATTCTGCCGGAGGTTCCGCCAAGACCGCCAGAGACCGGATGTATCAGGCTATCCTTCCCATCCGGGGCAAGATCCTGAATGTGGAGAAGGCCAGCATTGACAAGATCCTGGCCAATGCGGAGATCAAGACCATGATCAATGCCTTTGGCTGTGGATTTTCCGAAGGGTACGGCAACGATTTCGACATCAGCAAATTGCGCTATGACAAGATCATCATCATGGCGGATGCGGATGTGGACGGAGCCCACATTTCCACTCTGCTCCTGACTCTGTTCTACCGGTTTATGCCGGAGTTGATCTATGAGGGACATGTGTATATCGCCATGCCGCCTCTTTACAAAGCTATGCCGAAGAAGGGGGAGGAGGAGTACCTTTACGACGATCAGGCTCTGGAGCGGTACCGGAAGATCCATGACGGCCCCTTTACCCTGCAGCGGTATAAGGGACTGGGAGAGATGGACGCCCAGCAGCTGTGGGAGACCACCCTGAACCCGGAGACCCGGGTGCTGAAGCTGGTGGAGATCGAGGACGCCAGGATGGCCTCCAGCGTGACCGAGATGCTGATGGGTACTGAAGTTCCGCCCAGACGGACCTTTATCTATGAAAATGCGCTGGAAGCACAGCTGGATGTCTAA